In the genome of Dermacentor andersoni chromosome 3, qqDerAnde1_hic_scaffold, whole genome shotgun sequence, one region contains:
- the LOC129387220 gene encoding uncharacterized protein, whose amino-acid sequence MIAIYVSVLVALATIASAGFVPAGGYQAVPAYANVYGAPTTYVAAAPAVSTVHHTPAVSKATRVTSYSTNYPGVPHTVAKVSTYTPAATAVHSVHASVPTAVGGVVHPVPSYGYGHYPARYSYGHPYGYRPLGYGYAHGLVPHGLSYGYGLNPFGYVTPVKK is encoded by the exons ATGATTGCT ATCTACGTCTCGGTCCTTGTGGCGCTGGCCACCATCGCCTCAGCAGGGTTCGTACCTGCGGGCGGCTACCAAGCAGTGCCCGCATACGCCAATGTCTACGGGGCGCCCACGACTTACGTTGCGGCCGCTCCAGCTGTGTCCACGGTCCACCATACACCGGCCGTGTCCAAAGCCACCAGAGTAACCAGCTACAGCACCAACTATCCCGGAGTACCCCACACCGTGGCCAAGGTGTCCACCTACACGCCTGCCGCAACGGCTGTCCACAGCGTCCACGCTTCCGTGCCTACCGCGGTGGGCGGCGTTGTCCACCCGGTTCCCTCCTATGGATACGGTCACTATCCCGCCCGGTACAGCTACGGACATCCATATGGTTACCGCCCACTGGGTTACGGCTACGCGCATGGCCTCGTGCCACACGGGCTCAGCTACGGCTACGGACTCAACCCCTTCGGCTACGTCACCCCTGTCAAGAAAT ga
- the LOC129387219 gene encoding uncharacterized protein — MVTFYSCILLAVASGAFAGFVAVPAVPAVAKVYTAPVVAVPAVSTTVHHAPAVSKASRVVSYQSTHPGVPHTLAKVSTYTPAATAVHTVHASVPTAVTGVVHHVPAHSYGYYPAGYSYGHRYDYHPHPVRYVYGVTA; from the exons ATGGTCACC TTCTATTCCTGCATTCTCCTGGCCGTGGCCAGTGGTGCCTTCGCTGGATTCGTAGCGGTGCCTGCAGTGCCGGCAGTCGCAAAGGTCTACACTGCACCCGTGGTCGCGGTGCCGGCCGTGTCCACCACCGTCCACCACGCTCCTGCGGTTTCCAAGGCTAGCCGGGTGGTCAGCTACCAGTCGACCCACCCTGGGGTGCCACACACCTTAGCCAAGGTGTCCACCTACACGCCCGCGGCCACGGCCGTGCACACCGTGCACGCTTCGGTGCCCACCGCGGTGACCGGTGTTGTCCATCACGTTCCAGCCCACAGCTACGGCTACTACCCGGCTGGCTACAGCTACGGCCACCGCTACGACTACCACCCGCATCCAGTGCGTTATGTGTACGGCGTCACCGCATAG